The genomic stretch ATTTCCTTGATTGTGAAACCCTTGCTCAGGTAGGTGAGCACCTCGTTCTCGCGCGGCGTCAGGCGCTCGTAGTCGAGTTTGTCGGCCGGGTCCATCGGGATCGGCGGATGGGCCGGCTGAGTGTGGGCGACCGGCGGTTGCGGTGCCGATTCCGCCGGGGTGAAGCCGGAATCGCCATAACGGGTGTTGCCGAAGCCGCCATGGCGGAAGTGGGTCAGCAAGCGGCGCGCGATGGCCGGCGACAACGGCGGCTGCCCGCGCACGATCTTCTGCAATTCCTCGACCAGTACCTCGAAACGGTCTTCTTTCAGCAAATAACCGTCGGCGCCGCACTGCAGCGCGGGGAACAGATGGTCGTCGTCGGAGTAGAGCGTCGTGACGACCTTGGTCGCCGGGTACTGCGTCAGCTGGGCGAGCAGCTCGAGGCCGTTGCCGTCGGGCAACTCGAGGTCGAGCAGCATCAGCTTGAAGGGATCGGGGCCGGGCGCAACGGGGCGGCCGGGTTGCAGGCCGATGTGGCGGCGTGCGGATTCGAGGTCGCCGGCTTCGGTGATCTCGATCGCGTCGCTGAAGCTGTCCCGCACGACGCGACACAGAAAGGCCCGTGCGACCGGGTTGTCTTCAACGATCAAGACCTTGACTGCCATGTTGTGCGCCTTCCCTCAATTGGCGCAATGGTAGCGCACGCCCTGCCTTGGGCGGAGCATCTGTCACATCATGCAGGGACACCGACGGCCACACGGCCGCCGGCGCACCCGCGTCACGCCTCGGGAGGGCGCGTG from Caldimonas brevitalea encodes the following:
- a CDS encoding LuxR C-terminal-related transcriptional regulator, which codes for MAVKVLIVEDNPVARAFLCRVVRDSFSDAIEITEAGDLESARRHIGLQPGRPVAPGPDPFKLMLLDLELPDGNGLELLAQLTQYPATKVVTTLYSDDDHLFPALQCGADGYLLKEDRFEVLVEELQKIVRGQPPLSPAIARRLLTHFRHGGFGNTRYGDSGFTPAESAPQPPVAHTQPAHPPIPMDPADKLDYERLTPRENEVLTYLSKGFTIKEIASLMGIKWFTVNDHIKSIYKKLNVSSRAEAAVLASKQGLV